In the genome of Streptomyces aquilus, the window CCGGACGTCGACCGCGACAAGTTCAAGCAGCACTTCACGGAGTGCTCTCCGTGCCTGGAGAAGTACGGGCTCGAAGAGGCCGTGAAGAAGCTGGTCAAGCGCTGCTGCGGCCATGACGACGTCCCCACCGACCTGCGCGCCAAGGTGCTCGGACGGCTCGACCTGATCCGTACCGGGCAGGCCGTGCCGGACCACGACGTCGCCGCCGCACCGGCCGCCCCGCAGGAATCCTGAACGCACGGTCGTCACTCGAACGTGCTAATCCGCGGGTCATAAGCCCACGGACCTCCCCCTCACCGCCCTAGGCTCGCCTGCTGGAAGCGCGTGCCCGGGGAGGGGTGTATGGAGGCGGTACCCGCACGGGCACGTGTGTACGTCGCAGGCGTGGCCCTCGCCGCGCTGTACGGCCTGCATCTGCTGCCGTCGGTACGCGCCCCGTGGTGGGCCGTGGCCCTGCTCGCCGTCCTCTACGCCGGCGGCGAGCG includes:
- the rsrA gene encoding mycothiol system anti-sigma-R factor, producing MSCGEPHETDCSEVLDHLYEFLDSEMPDVDRDKFKQHFTECSPCLEKYGLEEAVKKLVKRCCGHDDVPTDLRAKVLGRLDLIRTGQAVPDHDVAAAPAAPQES